The DNA window TGACGATCGATAATTGATTCATGcaaaaatgtatagaaaattaCGATTCCATAACGTGTCACAATGCATATGGGTCCAAGGTACAGCTGTGTCACGCCGTGCTGTCTTGTCTTTGTTCTGTTGTTCTTTCCACTGGGTCGCAGAAGGAAAAGAGACAGTGATTTTCTAATGAGTTCAATAGTTGTCGGTGTTCCAAATAAAACTTTCGGGAAGCAAGTGATGCGGTTCGATTTCCAATCGGTGTTGCAAACGATGATTCGATAGAACAATTCATATGTAACAGTTACAAAGTATTGACGCATTGAAAACCACGTATAAAATTgtgcctctctctctttctctctctttctctctctctctctctctctctctctctttatttatatgtatatatttatatatatatattctgctCGTATCTATCATCATCTGACTTCTAATTTACTTGTTATGTGTTCTTGCATCTTGCTGATATTTCTTTTAGTATAAAATACACCTTTGTTGACCTTGTTGTATACCCTGTGGGTAAGTGATTGGTAAAAATCGTGCAGAGGGGAAAATTgagaaattcaatttattttcaatgttaAGTGTTTTGTATATACATTCTGTAACACGTTTATGCGAACAAGAATTGCAGATAATTGGCGAATTATAtagttaaaatttatatttcgttGCTTTTTAGGGAGACGACAAGGGCGAAGACGgtaaaagtaaaaagaaaatccCTATTCGCACCATTGACTTGCCGTGGGAGACACACGGCTTCGGTCTTACACAGCAGGATCTGGATTCTGCACAAGACAAAGAAGTATGTTACGCAACTAATCACAGGATGACGCGTCGATCTCGATGTATATTTCTAATTGGTGTATATTTTGTATTACAGTGTAGAATGATTGCCGCAGATAAGCAAGAGAAAGAGCGCATCGACGCCCGTAACGCGTTGGAAGAATATGTATATGACTTGCGCGCGAAATTGTCGGAAGAAGAGGAATTGGCGACATACGTTACAGAGCAGGAAAAAGAGGCGATTTGTCACACACTAACCGAAACTGAAGATTGGCTCTATGAAGAGGGCGAGGATTGTCAACGACAAGTTTATGCAGAACGGCTACAGCGTCTTAAAGTGAGTTTCAGCGTTTTAATTGGTAATTAGAGGTGTGCGAAAACCTGAAAATGTTGAGTATTCTATGGTCAAGACGGGTCGGGAAAGCAGGATCTAGACGAGTTGGGTTCTTGAAAAGTTCCAGATTCTCGAATATGTTTGGGAATAATCGccaaaaattattaagaatccCGATACATTCGAGAACCTGTcccgatcccgaataaaattctcgacccgacattttcgcaCACCTCTAGTAATTAATTACGGATATATCAAAGTCTATGTTTGCGATAACACGTCTTCGATCACTTTCCAGGCACAAGGCGAGCCAATCAAGGAGAAACGACAAGAATTCGAAGGCAGGAATCAAGCAGCAGACGAATTAGCACACGCATTGATGGGAGCGACTAACACCGTATGGAAAATTAAAGAATCGGCCGGAAAAGACGATAAATACTCTCACATAACGAAAGAAGAAGTGCAGAAGGTTGAGGCGGCTATAAACGAGAAATGGAGATGGTTGGAGCCTAAACGCATGTGGTTCCGCTCTGCACCTCGCACAGATCCAATCGACGTGACTATCTCTCAAATACGCGCAGAGAAACAGGTATTTGAACATTTTAGTTACTGTACACATAATTTTTTATGCAGTTTTTACGGTTTTAACTAAACTCCCTCTTTTTAGGCGTTGGATAATATTATCTTACCCATTTTTAACAAACCGAAACCTAAGGTCGAACTTCCAAAGGAAGACAAACCAAAAGATAAAAATCCTGAAGATCATCATGAAACTAATCAAAACAATCGAAGCGATGGTCAGCCACAAGCTAATCAACAACGACCACAGGAAGAAATGGATGTTGAGTAACACTCAtcccattttatgttttaatattATTGAATCTATCATgattaaaataatgaaaattatttcatcATACAAGTCATCTGTAACATGTCACAAAGCACCTGATTCGTCTGGTTAGCGCATGCGattgtttcgttttcttttttctttcactGTTATTGATGTGATATGTTGACCTATTCAAGGACAAACTGTCATCAATTCAAGTATATTGGaaattgaagaatttttttGTCTCAATCGTCATTAAGGAAGATTTCATATGTTCGTTTTACTATATGTTACAACATTGTATAAtgttgaagaaaaaaattgacgCGTAATGGAGAATGCACTCTGAAATTCATCTAGAACACATTTCTGATTCGTTTTATTTTACCTTGATAATAGGAATGTATGAATGATTTCTCTCGTAGGAGTGTACATTTCCCATGTTGTTTTAAACAAGTGGTTAAAACAAGACtgtacagaattttttttattaaaagatgTAGTTCTTTATTTCACAAAAACCACGGTAATCCTTCCGATTATAAAAGAATTCTACAATTTTGAATGTACCGATAGGAAAAAGTGTAACAAAATTTTGATCAGCGGAGTACTCTGCAAGAGGACCCTGATTTCATTGCCAGTAGAAAGATTTAAGACAAATGCTAAGTTAGAGCTAATGACTAAATTAAAGTGTGAAGTAGTTAATATCGCTGGCGATCTTATGTATTTAATACAATAAGCATTCATTCCAACATTTCCCAGGCCGACAGCAAACTATCCTGTCACACAAACTTCTGTTGCATTTACAAtacttaaataaattaatatttcattaacGAAGTTTATTAAGCTTGTAGGATTTGTTTCGCTATGTCAGCAAAGTGGCATCTGTATAGGAGCTGAACAAGTTCACTTTATATACATAttacgatattttattttttaaacgcTATAAAATTTTGATGACATGACATTtctaaacaaacaaaattatagtTAGGTATATCGATGTACATACTAGCGGTTCATAAAGGTAAAACTATTTCCTTCCTTGGATTATATGCTATGTCAcgagaaatagaaataatttaaCATCAGCGTTCGAGAAATGCATTACTTTTAGTCcttataatttttctaatgatATTCATTGCTATCAAAATGAATGGTATTGTCACCTtgtatattaattaaaattcgattattatatttattctgtGTAGAAAAGAAAAGGCAAAAACTACGTACTGCTGTTCATTGTCTTTTGGGGGCGAATCTGTATTCAGTTTTTTATAATCGTTTCtcttacattttatattttcaacttAGAAGTTGTTTCTGTGTTTTTTAACGGGACTAAGCATTAGCCTAAAAGAAGTCACCGAACATTGCAAATTCGCCCCTAATTGTCATTGTACTGTGATCATGAAGTGCACTACACTTAATTTATCCATCGGgtgttatatatataaatatatatatatatatatatatttaaatatcgCGGCATTATAAAACAATCTATTGCAAAATTACTTGAAAATAAAAACAGAATATATCGAGGAATTATATTCCAAATAGATGTATGAATGTTACAAAGTTTGTGCTGTACAATATGCAAGTTTTGTGTGGGAATGTCTTTGCTCTTTATTTAACAATAGTGTTCTTGCATTAACTGATGCAGTACAGGTATATTCAACACCTACATATTTTACAGTATTcaataaaagaaagaatattACCTAAAACATCGGCGGGAACTACGGAGAATTGTAGAATACAATGCATACAATGTAACATCTTGTTTTCGATAAGGACGCGAGTCAAGAGGGTGTACTTAAGTACATATTTATATGAAACATAGAAAGGAAGGTTTAATCTTGTTTCGATTGCGTTTTCGTTTGATCGTCGAAATATGCACGGTATATAAAAGCTCCGAGAGCCACGTGTAACACGAGAATCGCGACTGCAGCTGAATATACATTGCTTGGCACATGGTTCAGCCCCAATAAACCTAAAATGTACAAAACAGAATCGTTTCAATTTATATATCACGGCATTCGATATCCGCAAATATTTGCGTACTTTTTTCAATTCAAAGCATGCTAACTTTACcattattttaaaaagaatAGATGATGCAACATAATGCACCACCTATTTATACACATAATAGGCTGACCAAGTATTGACTGCATTgacaaaaaaatgaaaaagaacagAAGAGGTATGACATCTAGTTTGTAGAAGaaactataattttcttttgtgtaaatgtatatataaatatatgtataaatcaTTTAGTTATCCTAAGTTTTTTCTTAAGTGTTTGTAAAGGGTTATTATAAAGTGTTTCGCAAATAATACAATTGTAAAACTGAGAACAATTAAATATTCAGATAATAATGTTAATTGCTTTCATACCGTCAAAGATAAAAATCTTGCTAGTAAAAAATGATAACACAGGTAAGGCTATGATAACTATGCAGTgcaataatactgttttgaagACCTGTAGTTCGGGCAGCtcctgaaaataaaattgcatgtCATCTCGAAATCAAAATGCGTAATGTATCCATGAATTCCGACGAATAAGTAGAATACGTACCTTCGTATTTGACATGTTGAAAACAGAATAGATGTGTACCTTTAGAAATTTAACCTTATTCAGTATCCCacagttacaataaaaatttaataagatTCAGTGATTATGTTTCATTTACATACTACTGTCAAATATATGAAGTATAATTTAACACTTGTCCGGAGAATGATTTGTAAGTCTATCGTAGCTATCGTTTAAAAATCATATTATTTTCATATGCTGATTTATTGCATGATGCGATATGTAATAATTGTCTGGGGACCTAGTATTGCGTGATTAGAATTTTTGTGTGTTACAATTCAACGAACTAGACGatcattttacaataaaaattcacGAAAATCTTACATCAGTTCACTTCGATCTATTATAGGTTATGTTTTTCGGCTTAGTACTTAGTACCCTCGGAACACCGCTAGGGACATCACATGTACTTGACATTTTTCATTGGAGTTTTCGTATCTGGTTTGAAAAGGTTGTCAGAATTCATAGAGACATTTATTGTACTTTCATATTTTGTTGGCAATGTATTTGAAAGGTTAACGTTTTACTGTCTGGCGGAATCCTAACAATTTCTATTCGCGATAAGTTTTAAGAAATTTGTTTGTTGTAAACATGAATCGAAATCTAAATGAGAAGATATCTGAGATATTTTCCGATGTTCAATTCAACAAAACTTGCCATCAAAGtaacttgaaaaaattgaagaaatattaCGAGCAAGTAACTACGGTGGCGTATTACCACAGACGAGTGGATTACCACgactatacctcgtctgtggtattaCATTAGGTTACAAAAACGTTTTATTATAAGTGTGAACATTATTCAATTGACTCTTTCTAATCGATTGCAGGCTGATTTACAAGTTTTTTGGGATGCTTTTGTGGGGAATTTCAGAATTCCTCTCTCCAATGATCAAAAACATCCAAGAATTCAAAACACTTTGGAGTTTATTGCCGAATTTGCTGTCAGGTTGCATACTGCTTCAGACGACGACGAAAGTGCACAGGAGGAACCACTGTGCCCCTTTCTTGTTAAAATGTTTGATTTCCTTCTAACGAGTCATTGTGCTAAAAACAAAGCTGTTAGATTTCGTATTTCTCACTTTTTGAACCTTTTATTGAATTCTATGGGAGATCAGGCTTTCATAGATGATGCTCTGTGTGATAAAATTACTATTTCTATGATGGACCGTATGTTGGATAAGTCGCCAAAAGTCAGAGTTACAAGCTATCCTTGCGTTGCACAGACTCCAAGATCCATCGGACGATGAATGTCAGttataaaaatgtacatatatCATGGTTCTACGGATCCAAAAGCTGAAGTCCGTATAGCAACATTGATGAGTAtgggaaaaaatgaaaaaaactcTGCAAGTGGCATTAAGACGTACCAGAGATGTCAATGAAAGAGTACGTAAGGTGGCGTAGGAATTCATTAGCAAAGTTACAGTGAGATCATTAACTATTACTCAGAGAGATCAGTTGTTGAATTATGGTCTAAAAGATAGATCAGAAAATGTCAAACAGTGTGTGGAGAATGTCTTGTTACCATCGTGGTTAAGACATTTTAATGGTGATTTTATCAGTTTAGTCAGAGCTCTTGATGTTGAATTTGCCACAGATATAGCTGCAATGGCTTTGAAAACATTATTCAAGTAagttattgaaattttttcatctatTTGATATTTTCGTTGCTTTTAATGATAcaacaaaaaatgttttaaaagctTACATACttatattaaatcatatttaatttttatttctttaggaAGAGTGTAGTAAACACTTTGATACAACAATTACCAATAAATACGGAAACGAAATTAATCCCACTGGATCAATTAACCAGTGAAAATGTATTCTACTGGAGGTGTTTAATAGAGAATTTTCATTGTAAACCTTCTGCAGAAGAACTGGAAATGATTTTACCAGAATTGTCTGCATTTTGCACGTATATTGAGGATTATTTAACATCAATATCctttaatgaaaatgaaatatggGCAAACCACATGCAAAAGTTcattcttttacaattatttgaaaTAGGAACTACGTATGATTTGTCCAATGAAGCTGGAAGGAAAGCATTGAATGAATTGATATGCAACACATTAATAAGCAACTACTGGtctgaaaaaattatggaatGTGTAGTTACACATTTACAGAAAGTTAATCCACGATGTAAACGCTAGATTTGATGTTTTGGCTAACATTATCAGTGATATAAGATCTCTGAAAGAACCCACACACACAGAGTGTACAAATTTCGGAAGAGGACCAATATGACATTATTTTGAGAGTAAGTTCGTAATATCGATGTTATTAgtattgaatattaatttataatcaatttaaaattatatctttAGAGAGCAAAACTTAGAGTAAAACTATTGGATCTGAAGGAAGAGGAATATCAAGCTATACAAAACAAACAGTATTTAAGGGCTGATCAATTGAAGAACGAGATCAATGAATTAAATGAAGGGATAACGAAATTGTTCCAACCACAGGCTGTAACAGCTACAGAGGAAATAAAGGAGAAAAATGATCCAGAAACAATGGTTAAATGGTTATATCTGTGGCAAATTCAGCATCAAGAGCTCGGACATATACGGACTTCAGCATTTGAATCCTTGGTAGCATGatatatgtacatttttataaCTGGACATTCATCGTCCGATGGATCTTGGAGTCTGTGCAATGCAAGGATAGCTTGTAACTCTGACTTTTGGTGACTTATCCAACAAACGGTCCATCATAGAAATAGTAATTTTATCACACAGAGCATCGTCTATGAAAGCCTGATCTCCCATAGAATTCAATAAAAGGTTCAAAAAGTGCCAAATACGAAATCTAACAGCTTTGTTTTTAGCACAATGACTCGTTAGAAGGAAATCAAACATTTTAACAAGAAAGGGGCACAGTGGTTCCTCCTGTGCACTTTCGTCGTCGTCTGAAGCAGTATGCAACCTGACAGCAAATTCGGCAATAAACTCCAAAGTGTTTTGAATTCTTGGATATTTTTGATCATTGGAGAGAGGAATTCTGAAATTCCCCACAAAAGCATCCCAAAAAACTTGTGAATCAGCCTGCAATCGATTAGAAAGAGTCAATTGAACAATGTTCACACTTATAATAAAACGTTTTTGTAACCTAGTGTAATACGCCACCGTAGTTACTTGCTCGtaatatttcttcaattttttcaagttaCTTTGATGGCAAGTTTTGTTGAATTGAACATCGGAAAATATCTCAGATATCTTCTCATTTAGATTTCGATTCATGTTTACAACAAACAAATTTCTTAAAACTTATCGCGAATAGAAATTGTTAGGATTCCACCAGACAGTAAAAAGTTAACCTTTTAAATACATAGCCAACAAAATATGAAAGTACAATAAATGTCTCTATGAATTCTGGTTCAAATATACCTATACCTGCCTATACATACTTGATGCcaaagaggaaatgagagtgctcacctCTCTGCTCACGCAAGGATTTTAGTGTCACCGGTATAGTGCtgtcccctagtctaatttttagcctggatcagaatctgcatcacagacgaggtataggagtagaccaatcacacCGACGAgactaaatatctcgtcggtggcccggTTCTGGTCCAGGAAAGACgtcccggttctgtgccatgctaaggctgtgcagatgtcagcactatatcgggaacgccgaaaacccgggcatgagcactctcctatcctctctggtagTAGACTTTATTTGTGGATAGTGGCAGAAGCGCAGTTTCGGTACGTCTACAGCTGATTCATTCGATTgtttacaggaatgaggataaaaaaataatacgtTCGAGTGATACGTATTGTTAGCGAAATTGTCTCTCATCGATACGCTTAAATATGGGATGTTGTTACAGCTTCTGCAAAGAGGACAACGGGCCGCAGGTATACTAAATTCGTGGAATTAATATTAGTATCAGGTGTCCGGAATGTTATCGCACAATTTATATGTATACTCAGCATCCGGACAGTTATCGTGATTCTGCTTACTCgggaaatataaatttttgcgatttattatttgaaaaattcaacAGTTTGCATGCATGTTATTATACTTAAACTACTCCATTGTTGAAACTGTTATTTGTTTATTCTTTATAGAGCGGGGAAGTAAATGAGAGGACGCATTTGCTGGTAGATCCTGTCAGTAATAACACGAACATACCTAGAGTGCATAGGTACGTACTCATGTTTTTTATGAAATCTCGCATTACTATGTAAGTATTAAGCTTTTTTGCTTGTTTTCTCTTTCAGTGATGATTATGTTAACCAGTACGCAAGCTCTGCACCCAAGAAAACAGATGAACAAAGTGCATTAAATAGAATTTTACATGAAACAGCGGCGTGAGTGTTTTTTTGTCTCTCTTAGATTTTATGCTTGTGTTGCATTGTTGTGCTTGATTTCATTGCATTGGGATCAGTGATGTACTATTTGTTCGATAATTTTGTTTCAGCAATGTAATAGACGTTGGAGCCTTGGATTCGCATAACTTGGAGCAACACGAATACATGGACAGATCGCGTGCATACTCCAAACGTATTGAAGCTGGAAAAGTTAAAGTCCCTCAAACTACATCTTGTCTATTGAACGATATTCCTGCTCCAGAGAAAATATTAGCCGCTGCTCCTTTGGGATCCGGTGATCATGGACTGGTAAATAATTGCAAACATGTAACAATATAAAATGAACTTACttggtaacaataataaataattactgtACTGCATTTACAGATTACTGAAATGGTTAGCAAGGCTGTCACAGCATTAGGGGATGTGAAAGTTGAACACAAAGAGGATCTAGTTGTTCCTTTCTTATCGTGATCTTATTGTATATCCTCAACAGGATTACAGATGCGTCCTGTCTGAGAGagattaaaaaatcaattttcaatacATTAATCAAAGTCTGGAAACACTTCAGAATCTACTTGAACGTCGATATCAGTGTATTATAGGTGGAAGTTCAAGTACTATTTCACAATAATAACGTGTTAATTGCTTGATTGTTGCTAAATGTACAAGGCTATTTTGAGATGTTACATATGAAAGTATTTCCGAAAGACCAGTTTCTAAGGTACGAACTGGATTTGGTAATACTATATTGTAAAAAGCTGATTCACTGTTATTATTCCACACAGAGATATACACTGGAAAACTAAGCAACACGAATGCTACTTTATCATAATTTCACGTATGCATTGCTGACATAGGCTTACAAATCTTCACGtgtgtaaa is part of the Halictus rubicundus isolate RS-2024b chromosome 3, iyHalRubi1_principal, whole genome shotgun sequence genome and encodes:
- the LOC143352556 gene encoding condensin complex subunit 3-like; protein product: MNRNLNEKISEIFSDVQFNKTCHQSNLKKLKKYYEQADSQVFWDAFVGNFRIPLSNDQKYPRIQNTLEFIAEFAVRLHTASDDDESAQEEPLCPFLVKMFDFLLTSHCAKNKAVRFRIWHFLNLLLNSMGDQAFIDDALCDKITISMMDRLLDKSPKVRVTSYPCIAQTPRSIGR
- the LOC143352555 gene encoding LOW QUALITY PROTEIN: condensin complex subunit 3-like (The sequence of the model RefSeq protein was modified relative to this genomic sequence to represent the inferred CDS: inserted 1 base in 1 codon; deleted 4 bases in 4 codons; substituted 1 base at 1 genomic stop codon), whose product is MNRNLNEKISEIFSDVQFNKTCHQSNLKKLKKYYEQADLQVFWDAFVGNFRIPLSNDQKHPRIQNTLEFIAEFAVRLHTASDDDESAQEEPLCPFLVKMFDFLLTSHCAKNKAVRFRISHFLNLLLNSMGDQAFIDDALCDKITISMMDRMLDKSPKVRVQAILALHRLQDPSDDECXVIKMYIYHGSTDPKAEVRIATLMSMGKNEKTLQVALRRTRDVNERVRKVAXEFISKVTVRSLTITQRDQLLNYGLKDRSENVKQCVENVLLPSWLRHFNGDFISLVRALDVEFATDIAAMALKTLFKKSVVNTLIQQLPINTETKLIPLDQLTSENVFYWRCLIENFHCKPSAEELEMILPELSAFCTYIEDYLTSISFNENEIWANHMQKFILLQLFEIGTTYDLSNEAGRKALNELICNTLISNYWSEKIMECVVTHLQKVNPDVNARFDVLANIISDIRSLKEPTHTEVQISEEDQYDIILRRAKLRVKLLDLKEEEYQAIQNKQYLRADQLKNEINELNEGITKLFQPQAVTATEEIKEKNDPETMVKWLYLWQIQHQELGHIRTSAFESLVA
- the LOC143352559 gene encoding vacuolar ATPase assembly integral membrane protein VMA21 homolog, which translates into the protein MSNTKELPELQVFKTVLLHCIVIIALPVLSFFTSKIFIFDGLLGLNHVPSNVYSAAVAILVLHVALGAFIYRAYFDDQTKTQSKQD
- the Lamtor1 gene encoding late endosomal/lysosomal adaptor, MAPK and MTOR activator 1, yielding MGCCYSFCKEDNGPQSGEVNERTHLLVDPVSNNTNIPRVHSDDYVNQYASSAPKKTDEQSALNRILHETAANVIDVGALDSHNLEQHEYMDRSRAYSKRIEAGKVKVPQTTSCLLNDIPAPEKILAAAPLGSGDHGLITEMVSKAVTALGDVKVEHKEDLVVPFLS